A genomic stretch from Tachyglossus aculeatus isolate mTacAcu1 chromosome 19, mTacAcu1.pri, whole genome shotgun sequence includes:
- the LOC119940856 gene encoding olfactory receptor 6C75-like: protein MGNGTGVTEFILVGLTDDPHLQALLFLVLFLTYAVSLTGNLTIVTLTLLDSHLHTPMYFFLRSFSLLEIAFTSTCIPRFLVTIVTGDRTISFSSCFTQLFFTIFLAVSEFFLLAAMSHDRYVAICRPLHYTIVMSRGVCSLLVLCSFLSSYLIVFPPVVMGARLDYCDSNILNHFFCDSSPLMGLSCTDTRFLELMAFLLSLGTLLVTLVLMTASYTAIIRTILKLRSAQQRRKAFSTCSSHMVVVSITYGSCIFMYIKPSAKDRVELTKGVAVLTTSVAPMLNPFIYTLRNKQVKQAFRALVNRIGFSSRK, encoded by the coding sequence ATGGGAAACGGAACAGGGGTGACAGAGTTCatccttgtgggactcacagatgACCCCCACCTGCAGGCTCTGCTCTTTCTCGTCCTCTTTCTCACCTACGCAGTGAGTCTTACCGGGAACCTGACCATCGTCACTCTAACCCTGCTGGACtctcacctccacacccccatgtacttcttcctgcgcagtttctccttgctggagatcgccttcacgtccacctgcattcccagattcctagtCACCATCGTCACCGGAGACAGAACTATTTCCTTTTCCAGCTGCTTCACTCAGCTATTCTTCACCATCTTCCTGGCGGTGtcggagttcttcctcctggccgccatgtccCATGACCGCTATGTTGCTATCTGCCGGCCCCTGCACTATACGATCGTTATGAGCCGGGGCGTATGCTCCCTGCTGgtcctctgctcttttctctccagttATCTGATCGTGTTCCCACCCGTTGTGATGGGCGCCCGGCTAGACTACTGCGACTCCAACATCCTCAACCATTTTTTCTGCGATTCTTCCCCATTGATGGGGCTTTCCTGCACAGACACACGcttcctggagctgatggctttcCTCTTGTCCTTGGGGACGCTACTTGTTACCTTGGTGCTAATGACTGCCTCCTACACAGCCATCATCCGCACCATCCTAAAACTGCGCTCAGCCCAGCAAAGGAggaaggccttttccacctgctcctcccacatggtcGTAGTTTCCATCACATATGGCAGTTgcatcttcatgtacatcaaaccgtccgccaaggacagggtggaactgACTAAGGGGGTGGCGGTGCTCACTACTTCTGTGGCCCCCATgctgaatcccttcatctacaccctgcggaACAAGCAGGTCAAACAGGCCTTCAGGGCCCTGGTGAACCGGattgggttttcctccaggaagtga